Sequence from the Wielerella bovis genome:
GCTCTATCATCTCGCCAATCATGCGTTTGCGTGATACGCCAACTAATAAGGGTAATGCGTAGGATGTAGATAATTGCGGTAAATGTTGCATCAATGCAATATTATGCGCCAGCGTTTTACCAAAACCAAATCCCACATCCAGAGTGATACGATTGAGCGCAATACCTGCTTGTTCACATAGGCGTACACGCTCACTCAAATAACGTGCTACTTCGTCCACAACATCTTGATAAACAGGATTATTTTGCATATTTTCAGGCAGCCCTTGCATATGCATTAAACATACACCTGCGGATGATTGCGCCACAAGTTCCATTGCGCCTTCATCTTCCAAAGCCTGCACATCGTTGATGATGTCGACATATCCTTGCTCCAACGCCAAACGCATTATCGCAGCACGGCGCGTATCCAAACTAATCGGTACGTTCCATTGTGCTAATTCAGCTAACACGGGTTGCACGCGTTGCCATTCGATTTCGGGCGAAACATAATCCGCATTGGGGCGCGTGGATTCGCCGCCAATATCTAAAATATCTGCGCCATCGTGCAACAGTTTTTCAGCATGTGCCAGCGTGTTTTTCAGGCTGCCAGAATACACGCCACCATCAGAAAAAGAATCGGGCGTAATATTGACAATGCCCATCACTTTTGGGCGAGACAAATCAATCGTAAATCGTGTGGTTTGCCAACGTGCAGACATAAAAACTCCTGTATTACAAATTAAGGTGTAAACTGCATTTCAACGCCCATTTCATGGCGCAAAATCAAGCGATTATTTTGCAGCGAATATGTCCACGCACCTTGATGCGATGTTTGACTAAACGCTTGTTCCAATTTCATTTCTTCGTCGCAAGCCATGAGTGTGCTTGCTATATTATCAAATTGAATTTGTGTGGAATCAATGATTTTTGCTTGGAATATCAGTTGATTACAGCCCATATTGGCGTGCGCATCGGGCATTTTGCTCAAATCCATATAAGCCTGCGCTTGTTGGA
This genomic interval carries:
- the folP gene encoding dihydropteroate synthase gives rise to the protein MSARWQTTRFTIDLSRPKVMGIVNITPDSFSDGGVYSGSLKNTLAHAEKLLHDGADILDIGGESTRPNADYVSPEIEWQRVQPVLAELAQWNVPISLDTRRAAIMRLALEQGYVDIINDVQALEDEGAMELVAQSSAGVCLMHMQGLPENMQNNPVYQDVVDEVARYLSERVRLCEQAGIALNRITLDVGFGFGKTLAHNIALMQHLPQLSTSYALPLLVGVSRKRMIGEMIEREIPAERVAGSVAAALFAIQHGAKIVRVHDVRETVDAVKVWQHLSAKN
- a CDS encoding META domain-containing protein; the encoded protein is MKFLPLLCAALLCACTTSIPNQQNTIVNQQNAPSLPLAGKWQLAAFTGFSTQQIQQAQAYMDLSKMPDAHANMGCNQLIFQAKIIDSTQIQFDNIASTLMACDEEMKLEQAFSQTSHQGAWTYSLQNNRLILRHEMGVEMQFTP